Within Arcobacter lacus, the genomic segment AAAATAATTAAAAACATTGAACTATTAATTTGATCAGATACACCCATAATCTTCTTACCTTTCAAATCATTTGGTGAAAAGATCTCTTTTTGTGTGACTAAAGCTAGTGGAGATTGTTTAAAAAAATTGGCGATAAAAACAGATGATTTATTATTAAGATGTTCACTAATTAAATTTGAATATGTCAATCCATACATATTTTCATTAGCAAGTACTTTTTTAATAATATTTATATCATTATCAAACTCAATAAATTCCACATCTAATCCTACATCTTTATAAAAGCCTTTTTCTTTTGCTGCATAAAAGCCTGCAAATTCAAATTGATGTTTCCATTGAAGTTGTAATTTAACTTTTTCCAAAGAATCACTTGCATGAACTTGAAAAAGTATTAATAAAAATATAATTATTATTTTTAAATTTTTCATTTTAAGTTAAACATAAATCCTTCACCATAAGAACTTTTTATTGTACTTGCGGGTAATTTTGAACGAAGATTTTTCACTAAAGTTTTTATTGAAGGTATACTAAAATTTTTATAACTATCTTCAGTCCAAATTCTATCATAAATCATTTCAAAAGGTATAATTTCATTTGGTTTGTTTATAAATAACTCCAAAAGCAAAGCCTCTTTTTTTGTCAATTTTATAATCTCTTTATTTTGTAATAAAATTTTTTTAGTAATATTCCAAGTAAATTCATTTAATTCATCTTTATAAAAAATAATCGTTTTATATAACTCATTTTCATAAAATGTTTCTATCTTATGAAACATACTTTTCAGACTATTTCTTGTCAAAGGTTTTTCTAAATACATAAAAACATCCAATCCAATAGCTTCAATTAAAGTCTCTTTATCATCCCTTGCTGTAAGAAGAATAATTTTAGTATTATTATCAAATTTACGTATTTTTTTAGTGAGTTCTAAACCATTTAATAAAGGTATATTAATATCTAATATCAATAAATCTGGTTTGTATTTTGTATATGTTTCTAAAGCTTTTATTCCATCTCTTGCAGTATAAACAACTTCAAACTTAGACTTAAAATATTTTTCATATAACAACAATGTATTTAATTCATCTTCAACATACAACAGTTTTAGATCACTTATATCATTCATAAAAAAAATCTCCTAATCTTTTTATTATAAATCATAATAAATTTTATTATATTTTATAATAAAAAGAGTTAAAAATATTTTACTTTATTATTTTTAACTACTTTTTACTTTTTTGAACTATCTAATTTTAGAATTTCAATACATATTTTGCAGAGATTAAATGGTCACTATAATCACTACCTTTTCCTTGATAGTTATATGAGAAATTGATATTACTAAATGCAGTAATTTTTCTTTCATAACCTAAACCAATTTCATGAGATAATCTACCATTATCAATTCCATTAGTATCAAAAGATACACCAGATGCACCAGAATAAGCTGAAGTTACTGTTTTATTATCATCAATTAAATCATAATATAAATTTACATTACCAATTAATTTTGAACTATCATCTATTTTATATTGTGCAGCACTTCCTAATCCAACTAAGAATTCATCAGTTGAAAATTTGTCAACATTTAGATTTAAAGAATCTGCTCCACTTTCAGAATAAGAAGGGCTATTAAAATATCTGTAAGTTGTAGAAACCATAGGTTGTAATAAAACTTTTTCATTTAATTCATAATCTCTTACTAATCTTAAATCAACTGTTGCACTTTTTGAAGTATAATCAGCTGTTGCAGTTTGATTAGTAAAAGAAATATCTCTTGTTGAATCTGTTTTTTGTAATGAATAACCTAATTGATATAATAATTGTGTTTTATCATCAATCACAGGTACATTTCCATAAACTGATGCACTAAATACATCTAAATCTGCATCTTGAGAAATATTGTTCATATCTACATTTGCATTTGCATAAAATAGTGCAAATCCTAATTTTTGATTATCAGCATATTCACCTTCAATCCCTAAACCTAATCCATAAGTTTTTGTATCAAATCCGCTTAATCCATCTTTATCTTGTTGAGAACCCATAGAACCAAAAGGTTTAACCCATAAACTTTTTTCTGCAAAAACCATATCACCAGAATTTAATCCATTTCCTAAATATACATTTTGTCTTTGATTTACAATATTTGAAATATTTCTAGAAATTTGTGATGTAGCTTCACTTGCTGCATTTGAAATTTGAGGTGTTGTAGTTTCAACTGCATTTGCAACTGCTTGATTTGAAGATAAGTTATTTAAAGATGTAAATACTGAATTCATTTGAGTATTTCCACTAGTTTGAATAGTTGTTAGTGCTCTTCCTGCATCTCGTGCAGGGCCATTTCCACCACCAGCAATTACAGAGTTTTGAATAGTACTTGCACTTACTACTTGTAAATCCAATGTTTGTCCACTTTGAGAAGCTCTAAAATCTAATAGTGCAGAATTATCATTTATTTCCACGTTGTTTGATACTAGCAATGTACTTGAAGCCGAAATAACTCCCGTTAAAGTTTGATTTGCCAATAGATTTTGATTCAAGACATTTACATATATTTCTCCACCACTTATTTGTAAATTATCCCCTGTTAATCTTGAATATTTTGTAGCATTTCCAGCACTATCGCTATCAACATTTATTTGTAAAGTTCCCTCAAATTGGTAGAAATTTTTGATATTTGAACTTGCTCCACTTGAATAAGTTGGTAAATTGATTTTTCCTCTATTTTCAAAGTTATTTAAATTTACATCTATTGCACCATTAATCGTTCCACTATTAAATACTTGTCCTACACCATTTAGAAGTAATGCATAACCATATTCATCTAATGCTCCATTTAAGGTTGCAGTTATTGTCCCTTCATTATTGATATAACCACTCACAATTCCATTAATAGCATAAGAATCACGAATTGAATCAACTGTAATAGTTCCATAGTTTGTCAACCATCTACCTGAAGCCATTGCATCAATAGAAAATACTCTTGTTTGGTAGTTATTTCCTCCATCCGTAACATTGATTGTTCCTCTGTTGATAATATCACCATTCCAAATTCCAATATTGTCATTTAGATTTCCATTAGTTGTATCAATAAAAATACCAGCAGCTGTATTTGCAGTTGCTGTATAGTTAAGTATTGCACCTGATACAATTTCTAATCCATCGTTATCTGAATCATAGTCATAAGGTAAAACTGCACCTGAGTTGACACTCAATGTTGCTGCCATTATATTTGTAGATACAAGTAAAGCACTTGCATAGAGAGATATTTTACTTTTTTTCATTTCTTTTCCTTAAATTTTTTCATAAGAAATTAAATCAAAACAAAGAAAGGAAATCGAAAGTTTTTCAACAATTTTTATAAATATACAAATTTTTAATAAGGATGAAAGGTATAAAAAATAAGTTTACTTTGAAAGAAGCCAAAATTTAAAAATAAAAGCCTAAGGAAAATCCTTAAGCTTTTTTATTATCTTGAAGAAACTAATGTAGTTAAATATTCAGAAGAAACTTGGTTGAAGTTTAAGTATTTATAAACTCCATCTCTATTTTTATCATTGATTTTTTGTCCAACAATACTTAAATACTCTTCAACAGTTGGTAATTTTCCTAAAAGTGCAGCAACTGCAGCAACTTCTGCAGAACCTAAATAAACTTTAGAATCTTTTCCAAGTCTGTTATCGAAGTTTCTTGTTGATGTAGAGAACACTGTTG encodes:
- a CDS encoding response regulator transcription factor, producing MNDISDLKLLYVEDELNTLLLYEKYFKSKFEVVYTARDGIKALETYTKYKPDLLILDINIPLLNGLELTKKIRKFDNNTKIILLTARDDKETLIEAIGLDVFMYLEKPLTRNSLKSMFHKIETFYENELYKTIIFYKDELNEFTWNITKKILLQNKEIIKLTKKEALLLELFINKPNEIIPFEMIYDRIWTEDSYKNFSIPSIKTLVKNLRSKLPASTIKSSYGEGFMFNLK
- a CDS encoding autotransporter family protein, which gives rise to MKKSKISLYASALLVSTNIMAATLSVNSGAVLPYDYDSDNDGLEIVSGAILNYTATANTAAGIFIDTTNGNLNDNIGIWNGDIINRGTINVTDGGNNYQTRVFSIDAMASGRWLTNYGTITVDSIRDSYAINGIVSGYINNEGTITATLNGALDEYGYALLLNGVGQVFNSGTINGAIDVNLNNFENRGKINLPTYSSGASSNIKNFYQFEGTLQINVDSDSAGNATKYSRLTGDNLQISGGEIYVNVLNQNLLANQTLTGVISASSTLLVSNNVEINDNSALLDFRASQSGQTLDLQVVSASTIQNSVIAGGGNGPARDAGRALTTIQTSGNTQMNSVFTSLNNLSSNQAVANAVETTTPQISNAASEATSQISRNISNIVNQRQNVYLGNGLNSGDMVFAEKSLWVKPFGSMGSQQDKDGLSGFDTKTYGLGLGIEGEYADNQKLGFALFYANANVDMNNISQDADLDVFSASVYGNVPVIDDKTQLLYQLGYSLQKTDSTRDISFTNQTATADYTSKSATVDLRLVRDYELNEKVLLQPMVSTTYRYFNSPSYSESGADSLNLNVDKFSTDEFLVGLGSAAQYKIDDSSKLIGNVNLYYDLIDDNKTVTSAYSGASGVSFDTNGIDNGRLSHEIGLGYERKITAFSNINFSYNYQGKGSDYSDHLISAKYVLKF